CGAAGACGTGGCGGCGTTCCAGGCGCAGGCACTCGCGGATCTCCAGACCCGCGGCCTCGACGGTCTCGCGCCACTGGCTGACCTTCAGGTTGCGCACGTGGGAGGGATCGCGGGCGGCTTCGAGCCAGTTGATGAATGCGTCGAGCCGCTCGTCTTCGGGGGCGATGTTGTCGATGAGCAGGAACTTCCCGCCCGGGCGCAGCACGCGGGCGACCTCGGCCATAAAGGCGGCCGGATCCTCGAAGTGATGGGGCGCGATGCGGCAGGTCACCAGGTCGAAGTGGTGGTCCTCGAAGGGCAGCGCGTGGGCGTCGGCCTCGACGACCTCGATGTTTTCGAGCTCCTGGGCGGCAAAGAACTTGCGCGCGGCCTCCACCATGGCAGGGGTGACATCGGCGGCAATGACCTTGTCGCAATAGGGCGCGATGGTCAGGGCGCAGTGCCCGCCGCCGGTGGCCACATCGAGGGCGCGCTCATAGCGCATGCCCGCAAGCACGCGGATCACAAGCTCGAGATCGGGACCGTGCGAGTGGTCGATGCTCTCGACATAGGCGTGCGCCCGCGGCGAGAACTGGTCGATGGCCTTGGCTGCGTTGCTGCTCATGATTCCCACTATAGCGCACATCCGGGGAATTTGCGCCAGCACAAAATGGGGCGGAAAGTGTGATCTAGAACGGCCTGAAAGGCCGCGACCAGACACGCTCCCCCTCCCGGGGGAGCTGCGCGCGAGGCGCGCTGAGGGGGTTGGGTAGT
This portion of the Chrysiogenia bacterium genome encodes:
- a CDS encoding class I SAM-dependent methyltransferase; the protein is MSSNAAKAIDQFSPRAHAYVESIDHSHGPDLELVIRVLAGMRYERALDVATGGGHCALTIAPYCDKVIAADVTPAMVEAARKFFAAQELENIEVVEADAHALPFEDHHFDLVTCRIAPHHFEDPAAFMAEVARVLRPGGKFLLIDNIAPEDERLDAFINWLEAARDPSHVRNLKVSQWRETVEAAGLEIRECLRLERRHVFERWCRRAGMDEAAIAELTADVLRTEKHALEAYDVQTDLKGNRIESFRDLKVFLLARKPS